Within Gemmatimonadaceae bacterium, the genomic segment GCGGCTTCGTGGGTGAGGCCGGCGGCGACATATTCATCGACGCGCGCGTCGAAGTGGAAGCGCAGCTCGTCATCGAGGTCGCGCTCCGCGTCATGGCCCCAGAACCGCAGATATCGGTGCCACGTCGGATCATGCGCCGGCGTCACTTCGCCCAGCTCGGCTGGTCCGAAGAGGTCAACACCTTCGCGACGGCACCGATAAACGCCGCCCAGCTCGACGCTTCGGCACGTAGCTCATGGCGTCCGCGGGCCGTGAGCTCATAGTACTTCGCTCGGCGTTTGTTCTCGGAAAGCCCCCAGCTGGCACGAATGAGCCCGCGTTTTTCGAGGCGGTGGAGCGACGGGTAGAGCGAGCCCTCCTCGATCTGCAACGCATCGTCGGTGACGTGCTGAATCCACCGCGCGATTGCGTAACCGTGGGCGGAGCCCCAGCTCAAAGTCTTGAGGATCAGGAGGTCTAGCGTTCCCTGAAGGAGCACGATCGCGTCGCGGTTCATGGTCATCCCATAGAGTGTCTCTGGGAAGACTACCGGTCACTCCGTACACCGGCAAGGGCTCCGCGCAGAGCACACCCTCCAGACAGATCAGCTGGTCGGCACGGGACGCCGGTCGCCTGGCTCCTCAGCCTAACCGGAGGTGGCGAGCAGGCCGTTAGGCGACCTAGAGGAAGCTTATGAGATCGGCGCGGTCAGCGCTCGACATTGCTGCACCTTCCGACCGCACACGGGACAAGGGAAGACCATAGGCTCGTCATGGCTCTGAACGAATTGGACCAAAGGCCACGATGTTGACGGAGATCCAGCGCGGCAGAACCTAACGAGTCAATGAAGGATCCGACGGCGGACCGCGTCTTCGTCCTGGTAGCCGTTGTATTGTATCTGCTAAACCGCGCGCTCTTGCCCGCGATCGCTTCTGCTGCTGGCCAGCGATATTGCAACAGTGCTCGGCTTTTCGTCGACTTCGACTTCGACGACGAGGACTGCCCGGCCTGATCGCGTCATCCCTCTTTGCGGCGGTAATGCAGCGCCACTTGGCCGGACTTCAGGCGGTTCGTCGAGACGAGCTCGAGGCGCCGCGAGGGTTCCAGGCCGTGAAACAACGTTGGCCCGTGGCCGGCGAGGACGGGGTGTAGGACGAGACGGTACTCATCGATCAGCCCCAGCCGCTCGAGCGCCGCCGAGAGCGTGGGACTGCCCACTAACACGCCTTGCGGGGTCTTCTCCTTCAGCTGCGTCACGGCCTCACGCAAATCCCCCTCGAGGCGGATGGTGTTGTTCCACGGGAAGTCGCGGCGCGAGGCCGAGACCACATACTTCGGCTTGGCCTCCAGCTTGCGCGCCCACTCCCGCATCGCGCGTGGCGCGTTCTCGTCGCGCGCCACCGCCGGCCAGGCGCTCTCCATGAGCTCATACGTGACGCGCCCCCACAGCATCGCCCCGGCTGCGTCCATCAGCTGCGTGAAATAGTCGTGCAGCTCGTCGTCCGCGATCCCCTCGCGATGGTCGCAGCACCCGTCCAGCGTCACGTTGAGTGCGAAGGTCAACAGGCCCATGGCGCTAATGTAGCAAGGCGTTGCACGCCCGTACGTGAACTGTGCCGTGTTGGTCCACGTCGGATCGCCGCGGAAGTCTGCCGTATCGTCCAGCGTGATCTAAGTGGGAACGTACGTCAACCGAATCAAGTCATCGACGATTAAATCGCTGGCCACCAGGTGGAGCGGCGGCCGGGGGCCGGCGAAGAATGGTTTGCCTCCACCAAGCACGACAGGGCGGAGGTAGAGTCGATACTCATCGATAAGACCGGCTTCGGTCAGGCTTTGCGCCAGGGCTGGTCCGCCAACTTCAATCTCGCCAGCCAGGTCGGCCTTCAGCCTGCGTATCACCTTCTCGAAGTCATCCGCGACGAGCGTGGCGTTGGGGCCAACTGACTTGAGCGAATGCGACACGACCCACTTCGGGCGGCTCCGCCACGCCACCGCGAACTCGCGATCGTCCGCGTCCCAATCAGGAGAATCTTCGTCCCAATAACGCATGATCTCGTACATGCCGCGACCGTAGATGGCGCCCGTTAGGCCACGCACGTGCTCGACGAAGTGACGGAAGGCTGCGGGCGCAGGCGGCCCAAGCTTCATGTGGTCGACGTAGCCGTCGAGGGACTGGCTCAATCCATAGACAAGTTTTGCCATGCCCAAATCTCCCTCCGAAGTTCTTCAGTATAGCTTGAGCGCGTGGCGCGGAATTTCAGGCTGATGTCGGCGTGACCGATAACAGAGGTCCGCTTCCCAATCCCGAGATTCAAACTGAGCCAACCTCGCGAGATGATCACGGAGCAGCGATGACGACAACCAACGAGACGGAGCGCGACGTTGCCAGTAAGAAGACAAACTCGATTGATCACGAAGCGAGCGGGTGGTTAGAGGCCCATCTTGATACGGGTGTGGGTTTCCGCACCGAGATCACCGTGCGCGGCTTCGCGTTCGTCGCCGATGAGCCCAAATCAGAGGGAGGTGCCGACAGCGGTGCCACGCCTTACGAGTACTTGCTCGGCGCCCTCGCCGCGTGCACCGCAATGACACTCCGCATGTACGCAAAGCGAAAGGCATGGCCACTCGAAGATGTCATTGTCCGATTGCGCGAGGCGCGCTCGCATTCCGCGGACTGCGCGAACTGCGAGACGGAGGCCGTGGGCATTCGCCGCATCGAGCGCGAGGTCGACCTACGCGGTGCGAGCAATGAGAGGTACTCGGGCTAATCGGCGATCGTCGGCAGTCCTCTATCAATTCCCGGAGCGCCCAGCGTGTTGGACCAAGCGGCCGCGATGAGCGTGAAGTGACGGAAGCGTAAGACTTGTCAATTGCTCTTTGGTTCCCCACATCATTGCCACAACGCTGAGGAGCACTCCATGCGATTCACGCTTACTGTCCTCTCGCTCGTCATCGCCGCACCTCTTGCGGCGCAGGGCTCGTATCAGATCACCCATACCTACGCGCTTGGGGGCACGGGAGGTTGGGACTATCTCGTCACAGATCCATCGACACATCGCGTCTACATCGGACGCTCGGATCGGGTAATGGTTGTCGATGAAATGACGGGGAAGCTCGTCGGCGAGGTGATGGGGATCAACGGAGCGCACGGCACGGCGGTGGTCGATAAAATCGGTCGCGGCTTCGCCACCTCCGGCCGCGACAGCTCGATCGTGATGTTCGATCTCAACACCTTCAAGCCGCTCGCTAGGATCCACGCAGCCGAGGACGCCGACGCGATCATTTATGATCCGGCGTCGAACCGCGTGTTCAGCTTCAATGGCGACGCGAACTCGTCGACCGTCGTCGATCCCGACGCGGGGAAGCTCGTGACGAATATTCCGCTCGGCGGCAAGCCCGAATACGGCGTCTCGGCGGGCGATGGGAAGGTTTACATCAACCTGACCGACAAGGCGGAGATCGTCGAAGTCGATGCGAACACGCTCACGGTGACGCGTCGCTGGCCGACGACCGGCTGCAAGAATCCGGTAGCGATGGCGATCGATACGCAGCATCATCGGCTGTTCAGCGGCTGCCGGAGCGGCGTGATGGCGGTGTCGGACTATCGCGCCGGCAAGGTCGTCGCTACGGTGCCGATTGGCTCCGGCGTCGACGGTGCCGGCTTCGATCCGGCGAGCGGCGATGCGTTCGCGTCGGGCGCCGACGGGACGCTCACGGTGATTCACCAAGAGACGCCGGACCGGTACCGCGTCGTGCAGACGCTCGAGACGATGAAGGGCTCGCGCAACATGGGTCTCGACCCGTCGACGCACGCGATCTTCCTTTCGGCTGCCAAGTTCGAGCCCCAGGCGCCCGGTACCCGCGGGCGTCCGAAGATCATCGGCGACTCCTACGTTCTTCTCGAGGTCGAGCGGCGCTAAATCGCGGCGGGTTACATCATCGAGACCGACTGCTAACGTCGCTTGACGTCCGCTATGGCGCGAGCGTGCGGCGGATCATGCCGATGAAGATCCGCACCAGTTTGCGAACTCTTATGGCGTCGAGCTCCTGCGTCAAAAGCCAGGCGTCCATCGCCTGCCCCATCCCGAAGACGACGGCGATGAGCAGGCTCGCCGGCACGTCCTTGCGCACCGCGCGTGCGCGCCGGCCGACGATGAGCGCCTGCTCAATCCACGGAACGAGTGCTCCTTCCATTTCTTTCTGTGCCTGCTGGAGCGTCGGACTCGCCGAGACGACGAACCAGTCCCGCGCGAGCGCGGCGAGCTTCGGCGACGCTGCGAAGGCGGTCATGATGCGGCGGTAGTAGTCTTCGAGCGTCGACCAGAATGCATCCGGGTCCCGCGCCGTGGGAATGGGAAATGGTCCCGCCGACTCGAACAAGCGACCGAGCTCGCCGCGCGCGACATGAGCGTATAGCTCCTCCTTGCCGTCGAAGTAGTAGTACATCGAACCCTTCGAGATCCCAGCCGCATCGATGATGCGGTTGAGCGAGGCGGCGCCGAATCCGTGGGTGGCGAACTCGTCGAACGCGGCGCGCAGGATGGCCTGCTGCTGCTTCGGCGGAAGCTTGTGAAAACGCGGACGAGGCACGCGTGCCGGTCAGGCTGGTGCCGGCGGCGAGGGCAGCTCGATGGCGTCGCGCAGGCTATTGCCCATCGCGAGGCTCGCAACGAACGGAAGATTGAACAGCTTCAGGATGGAATTGCGCACGAAGAGTTGCAGGCCGCTGCGCGGCGCGAAAGCGGTCGCCAACCGAAGTGCCGCCTTCTGCTTCGATCGCAGGAAGGGCATCAGCGGCTGCTCGTAGCGCGCGAATGCCTGGACGTGATTCCCGCGCGCCTGTGCCAACTCGGCGGCCAGCACGTACGCCTCCACCATCGCCAGCGCAGAGCCCTGACCTGCCAGGAGCGATACACACGCCCCAGCGTCGCCGAGCAGCGCCACGCGCCCGCGCGTCCACGACGGCATCCGTATCTGGCTCACGCGGTCACAATAGAACGTCTTCGCGTCGTCCATGCGCTCGAGG encodes:
- a CDS encoding PadR family transcriptional regulator, yielding MNRDAIVLLQGTLDLLILKTLSWGSAHGYAIARWIQHVTDDALQIEEGSLYPSLHRLEKRGLIRASWGLSENKRRAKYYELTARGRHELRAEASSWAAFIGAVAKVLTSSDQPSWAK
- a CDS encoding dihydrofolate reductase family protein, whose product is MGLLTFALNVTLDGCCDHREGIADDELHDYFTQLMDAAGAMLWGRVTYELMESAWPAVARDENAPRAMREWARKLEAKPKYVVSASRRDFPWNNTIRLEGDLREAVTQLKEKTPQGVLVGSPTLSAALERLGLIDEYRLVLHPVLAGHGPTLFHGLEPSRRLELVSTNRLKSGQVALHYRRKEG
- a CDS encoding dihydrofolate reductase family protein, which encodes MAKLVYGLSQSLDGYVDHMKLGPPAPAAFRHFVEHVRGLTGAIYGRGMYEIMRYWDEDSPDWDADDREFAVAWRSRPKWVVSHSLKSVGPNATLVADDFEKVIRRLKADLAGEIEVGGPALAQSLTEAGLIDEYRLYLRPVVLGGGKPFFAGPRPPLHLVASDLIVDDLIRLTYVPT
- a CDS encoding OsmC family protein, whose protein sequence is MTTTNETERDVASKKTNSIDHEASGWLEAHLDTGVGFRTEITVRGFAFVADEPKSEGGADSGATPYEYLLGALAACTAMTLRMYAKRKAWPLEDVIVRLREARSHSADCANCETEAVGIRRIEREVDLRGASNERYSG
- a CDS encoding TetR/AcrR family transcriptional regulator; translation: MPRPRFHKLPPKQQQAILRAAFDEFATHGFGAASLNRIIDAAGISKGSMYYYFDGKEELYAHVARGELGRLFESAGPFPIPTARDPDAFWSTLEDYYRRIMTAFAASPKLAALARDWFVVSASPTLQQAQKEMEGALVPWIEQALIVGRRARAVRKDVPASLLIAVVFGMGQAMDAWLLTQELDAIRVRKLVRIFIGMIRRTLAP